DNA from Solanum stenotomum isolate F172 chromosome 3, ASM1918654v1, whole genome shotgun sequence:
taataagattaaaaaaaaaggggttCGGTGCATTCACCATTATCCTCCATATACAAACAATATAAGTAATATAAAATTGGCTTACGATTAAATTATTAAGCGTGATCACACAGTTGGGTACAATTATGTAATAAATGATGTTGATGTTCTTTTTTTGTACACTTTCTATTCATCAACACTCTTTGCTATTTATGTCAATGACTACATTTTTTgtcttcattttaaaaaaataaaatagaatgaaGTGTTCGATTCAATTTAATGAAAATGATTATGTAGTaattaaatagaagaaaattaCTTCTTTTTTCAGATTTATAATGTATATATAAGTTGGGGTAGGGATAATATTTGCTTACTATTTATCTTTTACTCAGACTTCACTTATGAGATTACATACTAAAGAGTAATTTGGTAGCTCATTGGAGCTACatctattaataatataatgatTAGTTATGAGtgaatctatgtattattttatgtagaGTTAGTTATTCTACCTTCTatcttgcataaaataatatacagATTCTCTCCTAACTTATAAATGTATGAGTTATGGGAATTTTTAAATTCTAAACCAAacatcatattaattttatacatgaataacttagtTACTATCTATCTACCAAACATCGTATAAGTTATACggaaattaatatataaataacttatttctcATCCagctaccaaatgacccctaaaaataaaaatctctcataataaaaaaaattattctctttttgaattttcatttgTGGAACGCTAtaatataaaactaaataaaacaaataaggGTTTATACTCAAAACAccaaaaacaaaggaaaattTTGACAGATTAtggaaagtaaaaaaataaaaaaaatgtaaatgacCAGAATTCTCAAAAGAAAATCCCTTGTAACCAAATCAATCTAAATTATAGGAGTACAATCTAGTACCGGTAAAACAATAGGCTAATAGCTAATAAATTGTTCGGTAACTAGCATTTATATTTTAGTTCtagctttttaaatttttttctttgggaAAAGGCATAGTAACTTGTcccgaaaagtcagttacacgcttaaactatcatggtgacctattacacaccttaactactcaaaagtgaatttattacCACCATGAGGCATGCAACACCACTCTCACATTATGTGGTGTATTACACTCACTGCCACATCAGCACTACGTCAGCGACAtatcataaattataattttttattttcttttctttattaattaacttttcttttgttaactATATTTTACTCTAACTAATCCTTAATTAACTGTTTTAattctctaataattatatcttcTTCATCACTAATCCCACCCATTTTCAATTCTCATTTCATCGGAAAATCATATCCGGCCTCACATTCACTATTGATTTTGTTCTTCACCACCCCTATATCACcttcaattcttcttcttctttgtcacCCAACACCAAATATCACCACCACCATTATCAATAtcaatttttctcttcttcaccACCTTCAATTACCTCTTGTAATGTTTGTCACCCGCCACCCATCACCACCAAACCCATAAAGCTGCTATTATCACCAAACTCAAAAATTGATTAACAACCAAAATTTCtttaacaaagtaaaaaaaaaatgaaaaagataaaaaagtcAATCAAAATTTTTCTacataaaatacaattattcacTAACAAATCTATGAAAATTAACCTAATTGCGAATAAACAAAAATTGTGCTTTAAGattgtgataaaaaataaagaagtgtgatgaaaataaaaaatgaagaagaagaggacaaTGGGtggggtttgaagaagaagaggtgtgGGGGGTGGGGTAGAAAAGAGGattataacttcttttttttaactttaatttcaaACTGATGcgtctattttttttatttttattttatttttttaccacgTCAGTTTTAGGGGTAAGaaaattcacttttgaatagTATAAATGTGTAATAGGTCACTATGATAGTTTAAGCGTCTAACTAACTTTTCGAAATAAATTCAACGGAAATTTATGCCTTATCCCATCATTCTTTTGTCCAAGTTTCATTCACATGTTTttgcatgtatgtatatgatctTACTgttgtcacatttttttttctctttaatttgacttcaaaataacatttatataaaattaaagtgatAGTATGCAAATGTGCAACAAAGATTTGTCATGTGGGGCAATATGACAAACCAAGTCATGTGGTACCGCTATCTCATTTTGTATAGACTTGCCAGAGATAATAAACCTAcctatttaattagttttaatcAATCAATTCTCTCATATTTATGGCCaatttaattcatcaacttgtactaatacctagaaaatGACTTTTTATAGAGTACTAGCTTTTTGGtgtaattacatcatattaTTAATTTGGCATTCTTTCTTTCAATCGTTCCTACCTATtctatcattaaatatttatataacaaCTGATTTAATATAATTACATCGTTATTTTACTTTCCCTCTATCTTGCattctattttattattcaaactgttaatatatactataatatagtgataaaaatattttttttattttaatttatataatataatacattataaaatgaACTAAATAGGAAACTCTATTTTTTTCCTCTCCTCTTTATTATTGCTAAATAaaattctttttcttgaatGAATACTCTAAGAAGCAGCCAAAAACAGATTCTTTTTCAACCCCTCCTttttactctctctctctctctctatttcGTTACGGGTGTTTATGTTTCTGCTCTTTGCTACTACTACTTTTGTTTTTTGCTCtgtttttgacaactataaatgcCCCTTTTCCTTCATTGAACAACCTCCTTAttcattcaattcaattcacACATAAGGGTTTTTAagctttttttgtttgttaagagaCTCAACTGTGGAACAAAAATGTATGCTGAGACTGGGTTAATGTACCCTTACTTTCAGACGTACCCTTCTGAAATTCAACACTTTGAAGATTTCTATTGCTCACATGAACCAAATGCATCAATGGTAGCTACCTTGTTGCTTTGTTGTTTGTGggggtctttttttttttttgttttttattggcATTTTTCTGATTCATTAAAGCTTCAtcgattttgaagtttgaaatgtGATATGATGTAGAGTTAGGGTTAATGGGTTTTTGTTAAAGTGGGGGTGTATAGTTAGGGTTGCTGATTTTAACTATTTTGAGGTGAAATCTTGGTCTTTAAGAGTgcaaatttctcattttttttttgctttgtgGGTTTTGTTTCCTTTCGAGTGATTTGTGAAATGAAGAGCTTGATTTTGATTCCCCTTTCCAGTTTCTTCATCAGtatttgaagaaatgaagggaAAACCcagtttttttttcctgttaatttcttccattttttgCTTGATTGTGTTAACTTAATAGGAGTAATCTTGTCTGCTATCACTATTGACTaagagaagaagaacaagaaaagtttgattcttgtttgtttgtttgtttatttgctTGTATATAGAGTTTAAATGGATATCATGTGAATTCATGAGATGTGCTAGATCTGTATATTGTTGAATAAAGAGAAAGAAATGAGTATATCAAAATCATGAGTTCCGTTCCGTGTTGATTATTCTCTCTTACCTTCATATAAAAACATAAAGTGGCCACCACTTACTTCCCATGTAAATTCCCTTTTCTGAttccttctttccttttttggcggCCAAGTTGTCCTTAAGGCCTCACTTTTCAACCGCACttaaaaagagttgaaagattgAAAAGttggaaaagaaggaaaaaagagaaaagcaaAAGTTAAGTTTCACCTTTGTTGTTTAGAGGATAGGGAgttttgtttggtttggttagtGTGCTGGTTGATTCTCTGAGAGAGGATAACATTGCCGAAAAGTTACAGGTCTCTCCATACTATAAGAATTTGGCTAGTTTCTAACTAATGCCTTTGAGAGCATAAAGGTTAAAGATTTGTAACTTTCAGAACCTATTTGGTCTGAGTAAACCACTTAGTTAGTTCTTTTCATATGGAAAACATCAAATTCATGGTTGATTCGGTCCGGTCTTATCTTGCTTGAAATGTACCAATGACAATGGCTGATTCTTTTATCATTAGTTGTTGGTTTCATTCTTTTTCTGGTTTGTTTAACTTAATGGACATTATCGAGTTTCCACTATCTGTATGAATGTGCTCTATCTCTCTCAGTCTCTCCCCTTTTTCCTTCTAGGGGCATGTGTAAGCTGAATTCCTTGGAAAGTTGTTTGATTCTTCTACACCACCTTTTATTAACTTTTTATATGCATAAGAGAGAATAAGCAAGGGTTATCGCTATCTATAGCTGTTCCTAAATTGATTATCTGTTCGTCACAAGAATCCTTGTGCCTTTTACTCGTACCAAAAAAAAAGTCCTTGACAGAAATATCTGATGGTGAGCTGTGAGCAAATCACCCTGGTATCCTAAAATTGATGTGTTATAGAAGTTCATGTGGTTTATATTTGTGTTTCTGCCATGACACAAATGTTTAAGTCCTTTTGATTTTCTATAAGTGATGGTGTATTTTATTAACTTATGTCGGGTTTGAGTGATCTTGACAGTCCTCATTGCATTTGAGTGAATGTTTTATCTTACTGTACTTTTTTATTGCTTAGTGTATTTAAGTCAAAGTCTGTGCCACATAGAGTTCAAGTATGGCATTTAAATTATGTGATGAGTTGACAGCTAGGCCTTTGAACTTGGCTGTGCTAAATATACATGTCTGCCTCAAATTTTACTATGATAATTTTGAAGCATTTTTGTGTCATGTTCTTTACCGCTTTGATTATGAATTCTTACGTGCATAATCTCAACAGGGATCAACCATATCAGAGTATGACCTCGGGGGAGAAGGGGATCTCTTTAAAGCTCCACAACCATTTCTTGAACAACCATTGATGGGCCTTGATCCTATGACTGCTGCTATTTCTATGATATCTTGTTCGGAAGATGGCATCTCCCCCCAAGGACTCAAAGTTTTGGATCTAGAAACTTCATTTGAGAATGAACAACTCCTGAGTGAAGTTTTCTATGAATGCAAAaaagatctatttgaaaaagaTGCAATTGATATACCGCTCTCTGAAGTCTTGGACATGAAAATTCCTATTGTGAAGGCTGATGGAAGCCTTACTGCAGATGAAAACTTGGTTTCTGAGGGATCCTTCCAGAAAAGTATTAGTTCAGGGTGTCTAAGCTCCATGGAGTGGATACATGGGGCTCCAATGAGGCCAAATTTTATAGATTTTGGTGGAATGGACTTCGGAGCTGTTTATGGTATGCGACGATCATTCAGTGAAGGAGACATAAAGGTTGATCTTTACTCTAAATATTTCATTATGATTTGTTTGTGTTCCACCTTTGTTCCTTTTAATGTGTTTTGGTAAATCTGAATTAGTACTCTTTGTTCTTTAAACAATGAAAGtccttttctttcattcttgGTTAGCTTGATATAAATGTGTTCTTGTTAATATCTAAAAGCAATCGGAGATGAACAGTCAAATTTGTCCATCAGGATAATATAGATTATGTTCCAGAGTCATTAATTGAATTTCGAGATTAAGAACAAGATAGTTGGAAGATCCATGTCTTAGTAACGTCAAACTGCCTCTAGTAAGGTTATACAAAGGGTATCAAATTAAATGAGATTCTTAGTAATCCTTTAAGTATGTGAACTGGTTAATCTTAGGCCTCTTAAGTCAAACTAGTGGACTGCA
Protein-coding regions in this window:
- the LOC125860117 gene encoding uncharacterized protein LOC125860117, whose translation is MYAETGLMYPYFQTYPSEIQHFEDFYCSHEPNASMGSTISEYDLGGEGDLFKAPQPFLEQPLMGLDPMTAAISMISCSEDGISPQGLKVLDLETSFENEQLLSEVFYECKKDLFEKDAIDIPLSEVLDMKIPIVKADGSLTADENLVSEGSFQKSISSGCLSSMEWIHGAPMRPNFIDFGGMDFGAVYGMRRSFSEGDIKTLGNGNINVIHSPRGQPQICGTSTSDVRKEQLSRYRNKKNKRNFGRKIKYACRKALADSQPRIRGRFAKTEEMDISKKH